In a genomic window of Amphiprion ocellaris isolate individual 3 ecotype Okinawa chromosome 13, ASM2253959v1, whole genome shotgun sequence:
- the irf2b gene encoding interferon regulatory factor 2: MPVERMRMRPWLEEQINSCEIPGLKWVNKEKRIFQIPWMHAARHGWDLEKDAPLFMRWAVHTGKYQPGVDRPDPKTWKANFRCAMNSLPDIEEVKDKSIKKGTNAFRVYKMLSSMERSLKKGKKKMDKEGKSKGNKEGSSPSPDRTLFDVHAGPVDYSNQELIKQEGVELTVTDSASVIHSSADDHVITSEQLPFVCQTVEVTTENEEQTVSSSHSYPLQISPVSSCCGSDTDSDTEEIKEGIGAVWRRDYSTSVLRIPKCSLPGMATFVSPSKPNFRVTSTRDPAPLISYHTDGWTPSYSQNSLVSAATSHTHEMRASVIMKTSDVTSS; encoded by the exons ATGCCAGTAGAGAGAATGAGAATGCGGCCATGGTTGGAGGAACAGATTAATTCCTGTGAGATTCCAGGACTGAAATGGGTTAACAAA GAAAAGAGAATCTTCCAGATCCCGTGGATGCATGCTGCCCGTCACGGCTGGGACCTGGAGAAAGATGCTCCGCTCTTCATGCGTTGGGCTGTACATACTG GTAAATACCAGCCAGGTGTGGACCGTCCAGATCCAAAGACATGGAAGGCTAATTTCCGCTGTGCAATGAACAGTCTGCCAGACATTGAGGAGGTGAAGGACAAAAGCATCAAAAAGGGAACGAATGCCTTCAGAGTTTATAAGATGCTCTCGTCTATGGAGAGGAGCTTGAAAAAAG GAAAGAAGAAGATGGACAAGGAGGGAAAGTCCAAAGGAAATAAAGAG GGATCCTCCCCATCTCCAGACAGAACTCTTTTCGACGTTCATGCTGGACCTGTGGACTACAGCAATCAAGAGCTGATCAAGCAGGAAGGAGTGGAGCTCACGGTGACTGACAGTGCGTCAG TGATTCACAGTTCGGCAGATGACCACGTGATCACCAGCGAGCAGCTGCCGTTTGTCTGTCAGACAGTCGAAGTGACCACTGAGAATGAAGAGCAGACCGTCAGCTCGTCCCACTCGTACCCGCTGCAGATCTCTCCCGTGTCTTCATGCTGCG GCAGCGACACAGACAGTGATACAGAAGAGATCAAAGAG GGTATCGGTGCAGTGTGGAGGCGGGATTATAGCACATCAGTCCTCAGGATCCCCAAATGTTCTCTTCCTGGCATGGCCACCTTCGTCAGTCCGAGCAAGCCTAACTTCAGGGTCACCAGCACGCGAGACCCGGCGCCTCTCATCAGCTACCACACCGACGGCTGGACGCCATCCTACAGCCAGAACTCTCTTGTGTCCGCTGCCACCAGTCACACCCACGAGATGCGTGCAAGTGTCATTATGAAAACCTCCGACGTCACCTCGTCCTGA